A region from the Tahibacter amnicola genome encodes:
- a CDS encoding rod shape-determining protein → MFKSLRGLFSNDLSIDLGTANTLIYVRGQGIVLNEPSVVAIRQDRGPGGPRSVAAVGGDAKRMLGRTPGSIVAIRPMKDGVIADFTMTEAMLQHFIKQVHRSSLLRPSPRVLICVPCGSTQVERRAIKESAEGAGARDVFLIEEPMAAAIGAGIPVHEARGSMVLDIGGGTSEVAVISLNGIVYSQSVRIGGDRFDEAIVNYVRRNHGTLIGDATAERIKLEVGCAYPQSEVREIEVSGRNLAEGVPRMFTINSNEVLEALHEPLAGIVSAVRSALEQTPPELCSDVAERGIVLTGGGALLRDLDRLISEETGLHVQVAEEPLTCVARGGGRALELIDLHGSDFFAGE, encoded by the coding sequence ATGTTCAAAAGCCTTCGCGGACTCTTTTCCAACGACCTTTCGATCGACCTGGGCACGGCGAACACGCTGATTTACGTGCGTGGCCAGGGCATCGTGCTCAACGAACCTTCCGTGGTGGCGATCCGCCAGGATCGCGGTCCGGGCGGCCCCCGCAGCGTTGCGGCGGTGGGCGGTGACGCCAAGCGCATGCTCGGCCGTACGCCCGGTTCGATCGTGGCCATCCGCCCGATGAAGGACGGCGTCATCGCCGACTTCACCATGACGGAAGCGATGCTGCAGCACTTCATCAAGCAGGTGCACCGGTCCAGCCTCCTGCGGCCCAGCCCGCGCGTGCTGATCTGCGTGCCCTGCGGCTCGACCCAGGTCGAGCGCCGCGCGATCAAGGAATCGGCCGAAGGCGCCGGCGCGCGCGACGTGTTCCTGATCGAGGAACCCATGGCAGCGGCCATCGGCGCCGGTATCCCGGTGCACGAGGCGCGCGGCTCGATGGTGCTGGATATTGGCGGCGGCACCTCGGAAGTGGCCGTCATCTCCTTGAATGGCATCGTGTATTCCCAGTCGGTGCGCATCGGCGGCGACCGCTTCGACGAAGCCATCGTCAACTACGTGCGCCGCAACCACGGCACCCTGATCGGCGACGCCACGGCGGAGCGGATCAAGCTGGAAGTGGGTTGCGCCTATCCGCAGAGCGAAGTGCGCGAGATCGAAGTCTCCGGCCGCAATCTGGCCGAAGGCGTGCCGCGCATGTTCACGATCAATTCCAACGAAGTGCTCGAAGCCCTGCACGAGCCGCTGGCCGGTATCGTCTCGGCGGTGCGCAGCGCGCTGGAGCAGACCCCGCCGGAGCTGTGCTCCGACGTGGCCGAGCGCGGCATCGTGCTGACCGGCGGTGGCGCCCTGCTGCGTGACCTGGACCGCCTGATTTCCGAGGAAACCGGCCTGCACGTGCAGGTGGCCGAAGAGCCGCTGACCTGCGTCGCCCGTGGCGGTGGTCGCGCACTGGAGCTGATCGACCTCCACGGCAGCGATTTCTTTGCCGGCGAGTAG
- the gatC gene encoding Asp-tRNA(Asn)/Glu-tRNA(Gln) amidotransferase subunit GatC, which produces MHLDNDTVRHIARLARLAVPDAAVDTLRNDLERVLDLFDELAAANVDGLEPLAHPLGQTANLRDDAVTETDRHAELLALAPDSQAGYYVVPKVIE; this is translated from the coding sequence ATGCATCTCGACAACGATACCGTGCGCCACATCGCCCGACTCGCTCGTCTGGCCGTGCCGGATGCCGCGGTGGACACTCTTCGCAATGATCTCGAACGCGTGCTGGATCTGTTCGACGAACTCGCCGCCGCCAACGTCGACGGGCTCGAACCCCTCGCCCATCCGCTCGGCCAGACCGCCAACCTGCGCGACGACGCGGTGACCGAGACGGATCGTCACGCCGAACTGCTCGCGCTCGCACCCGATTCGCAGGCGGGCTATTACGTCGTACCGAAGGTGATCGAATGA
- the gatA gene encoding Asp-tRNA(Asn)/Glu-tRNA(Gln) amidotransferase subunit GatA, with product MSAGTVTALADALAAGETSAAALTDAFLARAEQHAGLNSLITLDAERARAAACVADQRRAAGTAARLTGVPFVHKDIFCTKGLRTTCGSKVLANFVPPYDAHVAEQLDQAGAVTLGKANCDEFAMGSSNENSAYGAVRNPWDRDRVPGGSSGGSAAAVAAGIVPFATGTDTGGSIRQPAAFCGITGLKPTYGRVSRYGMVAYASSLDCGGVLARSAADCAEVFRVIAGPDVRDATCANRPVDDVMATLDQPLRGLRIGVATPYFGSGVDEGVGATAQQALKHLEELGATLVDIPLPNAHHAIAAYYVIAPAEASSNLARYDGVRYGHRSADPRSLDDLYSRSRAESFGAEVQRRILVGTYVLSAGYYDAYYLRAQKVRRLIAADFAAAFAGVDLIAGPTTPTVAFKIGEKSDDALAMYAADVNTVAVNLAGLPAISLPAGFSQGLPVGLQLIAPAFAEGRLLNVGHQYQQMTDWHQQRPEGFP from the coding sequence ATGAGTGCCGGCACTGTTACTGCCCTGGCGGATGCACTGGCCGCGGGTGAAACCAGCGCGGCGGCGCTCACCGATGCCTTCCTGGCCCGCGCGGAACAGCACGCGGGCCTCAATTCCCTGATCACGCTCGACGCCGAACGCGCCCGCGCTGCCGCTTGCGTAGCAGACCAGCGACGCGCGGCCGGCACCGCAGCGCGCCTGACCGGCGTACCATTCGTTCACAAAGATATTTTCTGCACAAAAGGGTTGCGCACCACCTGCGGGTCGAAGGTGCTGGCGAATTTCGTTCCGCCCTACGACGCCCATGTCGCCGAACAGCTTGACCAGGCCGGCGCCGTGACCCTGGGCAAGGCCAATTGCGACGAGTTCGCGATGGGATCGTCCAACGAGAACAGCGCCTACGGCGCCGTGCGCAACCCGTGGGACCGCGATCGCGTTCCGGGCGGTTCGTCCGGCGGCTCGGCGGCCGCCGTTGCCGCCGGCATCGTGCCCTTTGCGACCGGCACCGACACGGGCGGCTCGATCCGCCAGCCCGCCGCGTTCTGCGGCATCACGGGACTCAAGCCGACCTACGGACGCGTCTCGCGCTACGGCATGGTGGCCTACGCCTCCAGCCTCGATTGCGGCGGCGTACTCGCCCGTTCCGCCGCCGACTGCGCCGAAGTCTTCCGCGTGATCGCAGGACCGGATGTGCGCGACGCCACCTGCGCCAACCGTCCCGTCGATGACGTCATGGCCACGCTCGACCAGCCGCTGCGCGGCCTGCGCATTGGCGTGGCGACACCGTACTTCGGCTCTGGCGTCGACGAAGGGGTCGGTGCCACCGCCCAGCAGGCGCTCAAGCACCTGGAGGAGCTGGGCGCCACGCTCGTCGACATTCCCCTGCCCAACGCACATCACGCGATCGCGGCCTACTATGTCATCGCCCCTGCCGAAGCCTCGAGCAATCTAGCCCGCTACGACGGTGTTCGCTACGGCCACCGTAGCGCCGACCCGCGCTCGCTCGACGATCTCTACAGCCGTAGCCGCGCCGAAAGCTTCGGTGCCGAAGTGCAGCGCCGCATCCTGGTGGGAACCTATGTGTTGTCGGCAGGCTACTACGACGCCTATTACCTGCGTGCCCAGAAAGTGCGCCGTCTGATCGCCGCGGATTTTGCCGCGGCGTTCGCTGGTGTCGACCTCATTGCCGGTCCGACCACGCCGACGGTTGCGTTCAAGATCGGCGAAAAATCCGATGATGCGCTGGCGATGTACGCCGCCGACGTCAACACGGTGGCCGTCAATCTCGCCGGGCTGCCCGCGATTTCGCTGCCCGCCGGCTTCAGCCAGGGCCTGCCCGTGGGCCTGCAGCTGATTGCCCCGGCCTTTGCCGAGGGCCGCCTGCTCAACGTCGGCCACCAGTACCAGCAGATGACCGACTGGCACCAACAACGTCCGGAGGGCTTCCCATGA